A stretch of Fusarium poae strain DAOMC 252244 chromosome 2, whole genome shotgun sequence DNA encodes these proteins:
- a CDS encoding hypothetical protein (SECRETED:SignalP(1-18)) — MRLSSLWLVAGLSSSVLALPEASLEPWDIHSSCDPHKDIIKAALTQSIELADAAKSSLEIVLNKLPDFDTDKDNHIRWQRIATHIQMAFGYKIPSSPGPGDRRYTEALRDIYANAVRVLPSDKNSPERGNNPTLATRQGAKPVIACGDDVFQWYGPEDEPEPQVGKVKDQPQFQDRVQQNNPYLGALYFQGRWKFSRTQMNSLGVCFGNRQAVISAHDDLIIICGAMTSDSMKNRLSPKDFKASVTSGTKLQSGLVSFHTQLWHELCHWFGGVVSPTRLEHNIKDHPAVNKDGQVLYKGAG; from the exons ATGCGTCTTTCTTCCCTTTGGCTAGTTGCTGGCCTCTCCAGCTCAGTTCTGGCTCTTCCTGAAGCATCGTTGGAGCCTTGGGACATACATAGCAGCTGCGATCCTCACAAGGATATCATCAAGGCTGCTTTGACCCAATCCATCGAGTTGGCTGATGCAGCCAAGTCGTCTCTCGAGATTGTGCTGAACAAGTTGCCCGACTTTGATACAGACAAGGACAACCACATCCGATGGCAACGAATCGCCACCCATATTCAAATGGCCTTTGGTTACAAGATTCCTTCAAGCCCCGGTCCCGGTGATCGCCGGTACACCGAAGCTCTTCGAG ATATCTATGCCAACGCTGTAAGAGTCCTACCAAGCGACAAGAACAGCCCTGAACGCGGCAACAACCCGACCCTGGCCACACGCCAGGGCGCGAAGCCCGTGATCGCCTGTGGCGATGATGTTTTCCAGTGGTACGGACCCGAAGACGAGCCTGAGCCGCAGGtgggcaaggtcaaggatcAGCCCCAATTCCAGGACAGGGTACAGCAGAACAACCCATACCTAGGTGCCTTATACTTCCAAGGCCGATGGAAGTTCAGCCGCACCCAGATGAACTCGTTAGGAGTTTGTTTCGGGAACCGACAGGCCGTTATATCGGCGCACGATGACTTGATCATCATCTGCGGTGCTATGACTTCTGACAGTATGAAGAATCGGCTTTCTCCAAAGGATTTCAAGGCTTCAGTTACCTCTGGCACAAAACTACAGAGCGGTCTCGTATCTTTTCACACTCAACTTTGGCATGAGCTTTGCCATTGGTTTGGTGGCGTCGTCAGTCCTACTCGGCTCGAGCACAACATCAAGGACCACCCTGCCGTCAACAAAGATGGCCAAGTCTTGTACAAGGGAGCTGGCTGA